In the Ictalurus punctatus breed USDA103 chromosome 7, Coco_2.0, whole genome shotgun sequence genome, one interval contains:
- the txn gene encoding thioredoxin (The RefSeq protein has 1 substitution compared to this genomic sequence), translating to MVVHIENLNAFSAALKNAGDKLVVVDFTATWCGPCQKIGPIFETLSKSEDYQNVVFLKVDVDDAADVSSHCDIKCMPTFHFYKNGQKIDEFSGANEQTLKQKINDHK from the exons ATGGTTGTACATATCGAGAACTTG AATGCTTTCAGTGCCGCCCTGAAAAATGCAGGGGACAAATTAGTGGTGGTGGACTTCACAGCCACATGGTGCGGCCCCTGCCAAAGGATTGGCCCCATCTTTGAA ACTCTGTCTAAGAGTGAAGACTATCAGAATGTGGTTTTTCTGAAGGTGGATGTGGACGATGCAGCG GATGTATCCAGTCACTGTGATATCAAATGCATGCCAACTTTCCACTTCTACAAGAATGGGCAAAAG ATTGATGAGTTTTCTGGGGCCAATgaacaaacactgaaacagaAGATCAACGATCATAAATGA